CGGTGAGAAAGTACAGACCTCGGGAATCTATCGCGTCGTGAAAGTAGGCGACGGCGGCTCCGCATTCGAGGTGACGTGCGTGGAAGGCGAGCACTTCCCGCCGACGAGAAGCGGCAAGGGCGCGCATTATGAACTCGTCCACGCCGCGACGCACTCGCACAAGCACGGCGAGCTCGGCAGCGCAGACAAGTGACGCTTTAGACGCTATGAAAACGGCGCGCGAGCGTCGTTTCTCACTCTTGCGAGGACAACGCGATGAACCCTGAACCCTCCGATCCGGTCGAGCGCGCGGACAAGCGCCGCGAGGCCATCGGCGAAGGCGAAGTCAAAGAAAAGCCGGACGGCACGATCGAACAGCGCGGACATGGCAGCATGGACCCGACGCTCGTTCCGAAAGGCAAGGACCATCCCGAACAGGGGCCTTATACGCCGGAGAACGATCATATCGACCCCGATGTCGATCCCGCTGCGAGCAGCGATCATCCGCGCAGCAAGCCGGATTCAGAAGCGTAAGCAGCGGCGCGGGCGCATGCAGCATAATGTGCGCTCGCCCATTTGCCCGACCGCATCATGCAGATTCTCGTCGATGCCGACGCTTGTCCCGCTGTCGTGAAAGACATGCTGTTTCGCGCGGGGCCGCGCGCAGCGATCAATGTGACGCTGGTGGCCAACCAGTTCCTTCGCACCCCGCCCTCGCCGTTTATCAAAGCCGTTCAGGTGCCTTCAGGTTTCGATGTCGCGGACGCGCGCATCGTCGAGATGGCCGCAGCCGGCGATCTCGTGATTACCGCCGATATACCGCTCGCAGCAGCGGTGCTCGCCAAAGGCGCACATGCCCTCGACCCGCGCGGCGAATGGTTCAGTCCGGACAATATCGAAGAACGCCTGACCATGCGCTCGGTGATGGACCAGTTGCGCAGCACGGGCGTCGCGACAGGCGGACCCTCGCCTTATAGCCCGCGCGATGGCAAACATTTCGCCGCTCAACTGGACAAATTTCTCGCGCGTCAGCGCGCCGTCAAACCGACGCAGTGATATTCAAGCGCGCGGACCTTCGTCTGTGCGGTCGGTCGTGCGGCGCTTGTCGGTTCCGTTATTGTTGAAATGATCGGGATACTCGGTGCCGACGAGCGCATCGTAACGGTCCGGTTGCGTCTTCACGATAGCTTGCAGCATCTTGATGAACGCATTGCCGTCCGGAAGGTTGTCGACGATCACGCGCGCCGTTCTGAGCGAGATGGATTCAGTCAGCGGCGGCGCTGTTCCGTCGTCGAGCTTGAAACGAAACCGGTGAATCTCGGCCGACGAAGCTTGCGGCGGCACTTCGTGCGAGACGATCGTTGCTTTCATATTCTTGGTCTGTCTTTCCTTAGCGTGAGATATTTAGCAAGAAGCAAACCACGTTGCGACGGCACGTGATCTGCTGAGTTGCCATTCAAGTCAATCAGCACGGAGGACACATGACGAGCGAGAGTTTTTCCTTCAAAGGCTACGACGTTACGGTGACCATTCAGCAGAACGATACGGGCGACTGGGTGCCGCAGATCGCAGCCCTGCGCGACGGGGCGCCTGCCGACCTGCCGGATGTCGAACCGACCGGCCCGAGCTGGGCGACGCGCGCGGAAGCCTTGCGCGCGGGCGTTGAGCGGGCTCATCGTCTGATCGAACGTTATGGCCTCGGCCACGACGATCAACATACCGATGGCGGCACGAAGCGCGAATTCTAGACGCTGGAACGCGGTATGCGTAATCGTCAGTCCCTAACCACGTTGCAAAGGAGTGAAGCAATGCCATCGTCCAAGCTCGGAAATTCGAACCCGACCAATCCGCGTAACGACCAAGGGAAGGCGCAAGGCCAACAGCAGCAGAATCAGCAGAAGCAGCCGATGCATCAGGGCGGCCAACGCCAGCCGTGATTGCGTCGAGTGGTGCAAAAGGTCCGCTCGCGCTGGCGTCGTAAAGCAGCGCGAGCGGATCGCATCTATTGCGTTCGCAGGAGACATGACTCATGAAAGCGCGGGCATTGATCGCGGCAATGGCTCTCTCTGTGTCGGGCACCGTGCTGGCTGCCGGGAGCGGCAGCGGAAGCCCGGGCGCCGGACCTTCGGTGAACACGTCGGCCGCAGGCCGCAGCGGCGCTGACCAGGGCCCCGCGTCCGCCATGCGGCCGCCCACGCCGGGTGGCGGCACCGGCGGCGCAGGCGACGGCATGCGATCGCCCGGACAAGGTTCCGCAGGCGGAATGCAGCCGATGCTGAGGAGCGGCAGCGGCAGCACGACCAATCAGCCCGGCGCGCCATCCACGACGAACGGCGGCGCTCAAGGTCAATAGACCGCCCGCAAGTTTGCTGCGGCATACTTCGTCAACGAGCCCGCTCGAGGCTCCAACGGAGACGTCATGCCCACCTTGCCCATCAGCCGTTTTCCCGTTCCGAACCCTGAAGCATGGCCCGACGACATACGCGAGCGCATACGCGAAGTGCAGGACAAGGCGGGCTTCGTTCCGAATGTATTTCTTGCGCTTGCGCACCGGCCCGACGAGTTCCGCGCATTCTTTGCCTACCATGACGCGTTGATGCTCAAGGAAGGCGGCCTCACCAAAGGCGAGCGCGAAATGATCGTGGTGGCCACGAGCGGCGTCAACGAATGCCTTTACTGCGTCGTCGCGCATGGCGCAATCTTGCGCATCTATGAAAAGAACGCGCTGCTGGCTGACCAGATCGCGGTGAATCATCGCAAGGCCGACATCACGCCGCGTCAAAAGGCGATGCTCGATTTCGCGCTGAAGGTCTGCCGCGAAGCCGGCGCCGTGGACGATGCCGATTTCGCCGCGCTTCATGCACACGGCTTCAGCGACGAAGACGTGTGGGACATCGCGGCCATCACTGCGTTCTTCGGCTTGTCAAACCGCATGGCGAATGTCACGTCGATGCGGCCCAACGACGAGTTCTACCTCATGGGGCGCGTGCCGAAGGGTTAACCCGAGCCTGCGATACCTGAAAATTTCTCAGCATGAGTTGAACCGAACCGCGTTGATCGCTGCGTCGAACGCGACGAAACTGCCTCCACACCGAACAAACCATGGAGACAGCAATGTTGCTCGACAATCGTGTAGTGATCGTGACCGGCGCGGCTTCGGCGCGTGGCATTGGCAAGGCGACGGCAAAGGCGCTTGCCGCGCAAGGCGCGCGCGTCGTCATTCTGGACCTGCGTGAAGCGGACGCGCAAAGCGCCGCACGCGATATCGGCGAAGAACACCTGGGCCTCGCATGCGACGTCACCGACAAGGACGCATGCGTCGCCGCCGCCAACGCGACCATCGAAAAATACGGCCGCATCGACGCGCTCATCAATAACGCCGGTATCACGCAACCCATCAAGACGCTCGAAATCAGCGCGGCGAATTTCGACGCCGTGATCGACGTCAATCTGCGCGGCACGCTTTACATGTCGCAAGCAGTCATCGGGCAGATGAAGAAGCAGCAGAGCGGCAGCATCGTGTGCATGTCGTCGGTATCGGCGCAGCGCGGCGGCGGCATCTTCGGCGGGCCGCATTACAGCGCAGCGAAGGCCGGCGTTCTGGGACTCGCGCGCGCCATGGCGCGCGAATTCGGCGCCGATCGCATTCGCGTGAATTCCATCACGCCGGGTCTCATTCAGACGGACATCACCGGCGACAAGCTCACGCCCGAGATGCGCGCGGACATCATCAAAGGCATTCCGCTCGGCCGTCTGGGCGATGCGGCCGACATCGCCAATGCGTGCCTCTTTCTCGCCAGCGATCTGTCGAGCTATCTCACGGGTGTCACGCTGGACGTCAACGGAGGCATGCTGATTCATTGATGTCGCGTGCGCCCGCCTCACGCGCAGGCGCATTCAGCGCACCCGGACTAACCGGGGCGTAACGAGTCATGGCAGGAGACAAACATGAAACCTCGCTTCACCGCGCCGCCGCTCGCGGCAGATATCTCGTCGTCGGCCGACACCGCCACTTTCGAA
This sequence is a window from Caballeronia sp. M1242. Protein-coding genes within it:
- a CDS encoding SDR family NAD(P)-dependent oxidoreductase, encoding MLLDNRVVIVTGAASARGIGKATAKALAAQGARVVILDLREADAQSAARDIGEEHLGLACDVTDKDACVAAANATIEKYGRIDALINNAGITQPIKTLEISAANFDAVIDVNLRGTLYMSQAVIGQMKKQQSGSIVCMSSVSAQRGGGIFGGPHYSAAKAGVLGLARAMAREFGADRIRVNSITPGLIQTDITGDKLTPEMRADIIKGIPLGRLGDAADIANACLFLASDLSSYLTGVTLDVNGGMLIH
- a CDS encoding peroxidase-related enzyme gives rise to the protein MPTLPISRFPVPNPEAWPDDIRERIREVQDKAGFVPNVFLALAHRPDEFRAFFAYHDALMLKEGGLTKGEREMIVVATSGVNECLYCVVAHGAILRIYEKNALLADQIAVNHRKADITPRQKAMLDFALKVCREAGAVDDADFAALHAHGFSDEDVWDIAAITAFFGLSNRMANVTSMRPNDEFYLMGRVPKG
- a CDS encoding YaiI/YqxD family protein; this encodes MQILVDADACPAVVKDMLFRAGPRAAINVTLVANQFLRTPPSPFIKAVQVPSGFDVADARIVEMAAAGDLVITADIPLAAAVLAKGAHALDPRGEWFSPDNIEERLTMRSVMDQLRSTGVATGGPSPYSPRDGKHFAAQLDKFLARQRAVKPTQ
- a CDS encoding DUF6566 family protein; its protein translation is MTSESFSFKGYDVTVTIQQNDTGDWVPQIAALRDGAPADLPDVEPTGPSWATRAEALRAGVERAHRLIERYGLGHDDQHTDGGTKREF